A window of the Acidovorax sp. YS12 genome harbors these coding sequences:
- a CDS encoding DUF1415 domain-containing protein gives MSTSAEFPPETVIADTVRWLERAVIGLNLCPFAKGVHTKGQIHYVVSEATDARGLLEDLQRELEALAEISPAKRDTTLLMAPQCLEDFLDFNDFLELVDELVEAMDLGGILQVASFHPRFQFDGTAEDDVTNATNRAPYPTLHLLREDSIDQAVEAFPEAETIYERNMQVLGELGAQGWAALDVGPRCPVTGAKAGGQ, from the coding sequence ATGTCCACTTCCGCTGAATTCCCCCCTGAAACCGTCATCGCGGACACCGTGCGCTGGCTGGAGCGTGCCGTCATCGGGCTCAATCTGTGCCCGTTCGCCAAGGGCGTACACACCAAGGGGCAGATCCACTACGTGGTGAGCGAGGCCACGGACGCGCGCGGCCTGCTCGAAGACCTGCAGCGTGAGCTGGAGGCCCTGGCCGAGATCTCGCCCGCCAAGCGCGACACCACGCTGCTCATGGCGCCGCAGTGCCTGGAGGATTTCCTCGACTTCAACGACTTCCTGGAACTGGTGGACGAACTGGTGGAGGCCATGGATCTGGGCGGCATCCTGCAGGTCGCGTCGTTCCACCCGCGCTTCCAGTTCGACGGCACGGCCGAGGACGACGTCACCAATGCCACCAACCGCGCGCCCTATCCCACGCTGCACCTGCTGCGCGAGGACAGCATCGACCAGGCCGTGGAAGCCTTCCCCGAGGCCGAAACCATCTACGAGCGCAACATGCAGGTGCTGGGCGAACTCGGCGCGCAAGGCTGGGCTGCGCTCGACGTGGGGCCGCGCTGCCCCGTCACCGGCGCCAAGGCGGGCGGGCAGTGA
- a CDS encoding pilus assembly protein N-terminal domain-containing protein produces the protein MKNIFKYLIALFAIATLVACGGGGGSSGGNPNQPFLVTTAGSEVVLPVGAARNYQVTGGVPPYRVGNMDQAVAVGQISGDILTIGAVSAGATEVRVFDNSGISVAINVKVGSSIPLYTTAPGSLTVGVGADAARTFWVGGGGAPYTVEGGDSNVALVRMLSDTQWRVTGVAKGSTTIKIRDAAGEELSIALEVGSPELRISPDKLTIPVGLEAVAKLSGGQPPYRVAGGIPAAITATIVGDELRIKGNLASKLDVSVMDAAGQIVKIEVEINTATTSIRLAPNAVVISESDTQPIQFGIFGAVGATCVFTSDPSFMQATVPGCATRSNVTLDTGTRGSRCVNGDTEVTLTVVDENKSVGTAVVTILDNGSCGKLTILPATAQVRVGASMQLAIEGGSGRYVVSSDNPAVATATATGVVMVVTAGNRTGSAIITLRDQSDTSKVATLPVTVVSDTTPGTPPVTASPQSLNLSTGASADVLLSGGSGKYDFAVSNSAVATAVLNGSKLTVTAGTTAGSATVTVRDQADATRSVVIPVTVTSAPPPVEPMTSLPASATGAVSETLRFLLQNGTAPYSVVVSNPSIASVQVPVVAHQVVATLLQAGETTLVVTDAKGQTLEIPVKVNQAQTASLRFAPTAFEVGEDELQAITLTVFGGTPPYRALTSDLTLSSVQVNSSEFTVGLGTRGNRCINPVDSSGNYLPREKFDVTLTVVDSGGAFATSVMSIRDNGSGMPGVCPASSGFTTTAGPATSVLLGSSRTYSISGGVQPYTVESSNPAVARVVLSSQNGFSITGLAVGSATVTVRDVAAGRVDILVTVSP, from the coding sequence ATGAAAAATATATTTAAATATTTAATTGCCTTATTTGCTATAGCTACATTAGTGGCTTGTGGAGGAGGGGGGGGGAGCTCGGGTGGAAATCCGAATCAACCTTTCTTGGTGACAACTGCTGGTAGTGAAGTAGTCCTTCCGGTGGGGGCCGCACGCAATTACCAAGTGACTGGTGGTGTGCCTCCTTATCGTGTTGGTAACATGGATCAAGCTGTTGCAGTTGGGCAAATCAGCGGTGATATCCTGACGATTGGTGCCGTTTCTGCAGGGGCCACTGAGGTGAGGGTCTTCGACAACAGCGGTATCTCTGTAGCCATTAACGTCAAAGTCGGCTCTAGCATTCCTCTCTACACCACCGCACCGGGTAGTTTGACGGTTGGTGTCGGTGCTGACGCAGCGCGCACTTTCTGGGTGGGTGGCGGTGGCGCTCCTTATACCGTAGAGGGTGGCGACAGCAACGTCGCTCTGGTGCGTATGTTGAGCGATACCCAATGGCGTGTCACAGGGGTAGCTAAGGGCTCTACCACCATCAAAATCCGCGATGCTGCTGGTGAGGAACTCTCGATTGCATTAGAGGTGGGTTCCCCTGAACTGCGTATATCCCCTGATAAGTTGACCATCCCTGTGGGCCTTGAGGCTGTGGCCAAGCTTTCAGGTGGTCAGCCACCTTACCGCGTTGCTGGTGGTATCCCTGCGGCCATCACCGCCACCATTGTTGGTGATGAATTACGTATCAAGGGAAATTTGGCATCCAAGTTAGATGTTTCTGTGATGGATGCTGCAGGGCAGATTGTCAAGATTGAAGTCGAAATTAACACGGCAACTACCTCTATCCGCCTTGCACCCAATGCTGTAGTGATTTCCGAAAGTGACACCCAGCCCATTCAGTTCGGCATTTTTGGTGCTGTGGGTGCCACCTGTGTCTTCACCTCTGATCCCTCTTTCATGCAGGCGACGGTACCCGGTTGTGCCACCCGCAGCAATGTGACTTTGGATACAGGTACCCGTGGCAGCCGCTGCGTAAATGGCGATACTGAAGTCACCCTGACGGTGGTGGACGAAAACAAATCTGTTGGGACTGCTGTTGTTACCATTCTGGATAACGGTAGTTGCGGCAAGCTCACCATATTGCCAGCCACAGCCCAAGTGCGTGTCGGTGCAAGCATGCAACTGGCAATTGAGGGCGGCTCAGGAAGGTATGTGGTGTCCTCTGACAACCCCGCAGTTGCCACGGCAACGGCGACTGGTGTTGTTATGGTGGTCACCGCTGGCAACCGCACGGGCAGCGCCATCATTACGCTGCGCGACCAATCAGACACATCCAAAGTGGCAACCCTGCCAGTGACCGTCGTCTCTGACACCACGCCGGGAACACCGCCGGTGACAGCATCGCCGCAGTCGTTGAACCTGAGTACTGGTGCGTCTGCTGATGTGCTGCTCAGCGGTGGTTCGGGTAAGTACGATTTTGCAGTGAGCAATTCGGCTGTTGCAACGGCAGTATTGAACGGCAGCAAGCTGACGGTGACTGCTGGTACCACTGCTGGTAGCGCTACCGTGACGGTGCGCGACCAAGCAGACGCTACACGCAGTGTGGTGATTCCTGTCACCGTCACCTCTGCACCGCCGCCTGTTGAGCCCATGACTTCATTGCCCGCTTCTGCAACAGGTGCTGTCTCCGAAACACTGCGCTTCCTGCTGCAAAACGGTACTGCCCCTTACAGTGTGGTGGTGTCTAACCCCAGCATTGCCTCTGTACAAGTGCCGGTAGTGGCTCATCAGGTGGTGGCCACGCTGTTGCAAGCGGGTGAAACCACATTGGTAGTTACAGATGCTAAGGGGCAGACACTGGAGATTCCGGTGAAAGTGAACCAGGCACAAACAGCCTCGTTGCGCTTTGCACCGACTGCGTTTGAAGTGGGTGAAGATGAACTACAAGCAATCACCTTGACGGTGTTCGGTGGCACACCTCCTTACCGAGCGCTGACGAGTGATCTGACCCTGTCCAGTGTGCAGGTGAATAGCAGTGAGTTCACGGTTGGTTTGGGGACTCGAGGCAATCGCTGTATCAACCCTGTCGATAGCAGTGGCAACTACCTTCCCAGGGAGAAGTTTGACGTTACCTTGACCGTAGTGGATTCCGGTGGTGCCTTTGCCACCAGCGTGATGAGCATCCGTGATAACGGTTCTGGTATGCCTGGCGTTTGTCCAGCCTCTTCTGGGTTTACGACAACCGCAGGGCCTGCTACTTCGGTGTTGCTTGGTAGCTCGCGCACTTACTCAATTAGCGGTGGCGTGCAACCGTATACCGTTGAGTCGAGCAACCCTGCTGTAGCCCGTGTGGTTTTGTCCAGTCAAAACGGTTTCAGCATCACGGGCTTGGCTGTGGGTTCGGCGACGGTCACTGTCCGTGATGTAGCAGCAGGTCGGGTAGATATTCTCGTCACGGTCAGCCCGTAA
- a CDS encoding SAM-dependent methyltransferase, with protein MKGAGRTARGGTGAPAPSVAEQLELRPGQSLELLKALHILTRDGRINQDSRRKLKQVYHLFQFIEPLLQELSADGHAPVLADHGAGKSYLGFILYDLYFRALGRGSIYGIETRAPLVEASQKLAATLGFERMRFLNMSVAESAQLAAMPERFDIVTALHACDTATDDAIAFGLQKRARAMVLVPCCQAEVAACLRQTKALQLARTPLAELWRHPLHTRELGSQLTNVLRCLYLEASGYQVTVTELVGWEHSMKNELIIARYTGQKKRSAAERLRAILAEFGLLEALGPRFGVPQGA; from the coding sequence GTGAAGGGCGCTGGCCGCACCGCGCGCGGCGGCACGGGCGCGCCTGCGCCTTCGGTGGCCGAGCAGCTGGAGCTGCGCCCCGGGCAATCGCTGGAGCTGCTCAAGGCGCTGCACATCCTCACGCGCGATGGGCGCATCAACCAGGACTCGCGCCGCAAGCTCAAGCAGGTCTACCACCTGTTCCAGTTCATCGAGCCGCTGCTGCAGGAACTGTCCGCCGACGGCCATGCGCCGGTGCTGGCCGACCATGGCGCGGGCAAGTCCTACCTCGGCTTCATCCTGTACGACCTGTACTTCCGCGCGCTCGGGCGCGGCAGCATCTACGGCATCGAGACTCGCGCGCCGCTGGTCGAGGCGTCGCAGAAGCTGGCCGCCACGCTGGGCTTCGAGCGCATGCGTTTCCTGAACATGTCGGTGGCCGAGTCGGCCCAGCTCGCGGCCATGCCCGAGCGCTTCGACATCGTGACCGCGCTGCACGCCTGCGACACCGCCACTGACGACGCCATTGCCTTCGGCCTGCAAAAGCGCGCCCGCGCCATGGTGCTGGTGCCCTGCTGCCAGGCCGAAGTGGCCGCCTGCCTGCGCCAGACCAAGGCGCTGCAGCTGGCGCGCACGCCGCTGGCCGAACTGTGGCGCCACCCCTTGCACACGCGCGAACTGGGCAGCCAACTGACCAACGTGCTGCGCTGCCTGTATCTGGAAGCCAGTGGCTACCAGGTGACCGTGACCGAGCTGGTGGGCTGGGAGCACAGCATGAAGAACGAGCTCATCATCGCGCGCTACACCGGCCAGAAAAAGCGCAGCGCCGCCGAGCGGCTGCGCGCCATCCTGGCGGAATTTGGCTTGCTTGAAGCGCTGGGCCCACGCTTCGGCGTGCCGCAGGGCGCCTGA
- the aroB gene encoding 3-dehydroquinate synthase — MSHLLHTLGIDLGERSYPIHIGIGLLGDAASYAGLPRASAALLVSNTTVAPLYAERVRTALQGQYAQVHEVRLPDGEEHKTWPTLNLIFDALLQHGCDRKTVLFALGGGVVGDITGFAAACYMRGVPFVQLPTTLLAQVDSSVGGKTAINHPLGKNMVGAFYQPQRVLCDLEALDTLAPRELSAGLAEVIKYGPIADMAFFDWLEQHIDALVARDRTALAHAVRRSCEIKAAVVGSDEREAGLRAILNFGHTFGHAIEAGMGYGQWLHGEGVGAGMVMAAHLSQRLGLVDAAFVQRLTTLIARAGLPVRGAILDAQDNAGRYLELMRVDKKAEAGEIRFVLIDGPGQACVLAAPDALVREVIDACCAP; from the coding sequence ATGAGCCACCTTCTTCACACCCTGGGCATTGACCTGGGCGAGCGCAGCTACCCCATTCACATTGGTATCGGCCTGCTGGGCGATGCCGCCAGCTACGCCGGTTTGCCGCGCGCCAGTGCGGCCTTGCTGGTCAGCAACACCACCGTCGCGCCCTTGTACGCCGAGCGCGTGCGCACCGCGCTGCAAGGCCAGTACGCCCAGGTGCATGAAGTGCGTCTGCCCGATGGTGAAGAGCACAAAACCTGGCCCACCCTGAACCTGATTTTTGATGCCCTGTTGCAGCACGGCTGCGATCGCAAAACCGTGCTGTTCGCCTTGGGCGGTGGTGTGGTGGGCGATATCACCGGCTTTGCTGCCGCCTGCTACATGCGTGGCGTGCCCTTTGTGCAACTGCCCACCACGCTGCTGGCGCAGGTGGACTCCTCGGTGGGCGGCAAAACCGCCATCAACCACCCGCTGGGCAAAAACATGGTCGGCGCCTTCTACCAGCCCCAGCGCGTGCTGTGCGACCTGGAGGCGCTCGACACTTTGGCGCCGCGCGAACTCAGCGCCGGGCTGGCCGAAGTCATCAAATACGGCCCCATTGCCGACATGGCCTTCTTTGACTGGCTGGAGCAGCATATCGACGCCCTGGTGGCGCGCGATCGCACCGCCCTGGCCCATGCGGTGCGCCGCAGTTGTGAAATCAAAGCCGCCGTGGTGGGCAGCGACGAGCGCGAAGCGGGCCTGCGCGCCATCTTGAACTTTGGCCACACCTTTGGCCACGCCATTGAAGCGGGCATGGGCTACGGCCAGTGGCTGCATGGCGAAGGCGTGGGGGCAGGCATGGTGATGGCCGCGCACCTGTCGCAGCGCCTGGGGCTGGTGGATGCTGCGTTTGTGCAGCGCCTCACCACCTTGATTGCCCGTGCGGGCTTGCCCGTGCGCGGCGCCATCCTCGACGCCCAAGACAACGCTGGCCGCTACCTGGAGCTGATGCGCGTGGACAAAAAGGCCGAAGCCGGCGAAATCCGCTTCGTCCTCATCGACGGCCCCGGCCAAGCCTGCGTGCTCGCTGCCCCCGACGCCCTGGTGCGTGAAGTGATTGACGCCTGTTGCGCTCCTTAA
- a CDS encoding deoxyguanosinetriphosphate triphosphohydrolase, producing MNTLAAYACHPARSRGRRYPEPVAPTRTDYQRDRDRIVHSTAFRRLVYKTQVFLNHEGDMFRTRLTHSLEVAQLGRSIARSLGLNEDLVETIALAHDLGHTPFGHAGQDALNACMEGHGGFEHNLQSLRVVDHLEERYPAFDGLNLTFETREGILKHCSRANAELLQVREPGGVGQRFLLGQRPSLEAQLCNLADEIAYNAHDIDDGVRSGLLTLEQLQEVPLFERYRAQALVDHPALARAPRRLLYEAIRRMLSDQVYDVIDATRQALAQANPQQVDDVRVAPALVCFSAAMREQSLGLKRFLFRNLYRHPQVMATTARAQQVVRELFAAYLAQPAQMKPAFAARAQASDGDSARARVVADFIAGMTDRYAASEHARITGQQLLM from the coding sequence ATGAACACGCTTGCTGCCTACGCTTGCCACCCCGCGCGCTCGCGCGGGCGCCGCTACCCCGAGCCCGTGGCGCCCACGCGCACCGACTACCAGCGTGACCGCGACCGCATCGTCCACTCCACCGCATTCCGGCGTCTGGTCTACAAGACCCAGGTGTTCCTGAACCACGAAGGCGACATGTTCCGCACCCGCCTCACGCACTCGCTGGAGGTGGCGCAGCTCGGGCGCTCCATCGCGCGCTCGCTGGGGCTGAACGAAGACCTGGTCGAAACCATCGCCCTGGCGCACGACCTGGGCCACACCCCTTTCGGCCATGCCGGGCAGGATGCGCTCAATGCCTGCATGGAAGGCCATGGTGGCTTCGAGCACAACCTGCAGAGCCTGCGCGTGGTAGACCATCTCGAGGAGCGCTACCCTGCGTTCGACGGGCTGAACCTGACCTTCGAGACGCGCGAAGGCATCCTCAAGCACTGTTCGCGTGCCAATGCCGAGCTGCTGCAGGTGCGCGAGCCTGGTGGGGTGGGGCAACGCTTTCTGCTCGGGCAGCGCCCAAGCCTGGAGGCGCAGCTGTGCAATCTGGCCGACGAAATCGCCTACAACGCGCACGACATCGACGATGGCGTGCGCTCCGGGTTGCTCACGCTGGAGCAGTTGCAGGAAGTGCCCCTGTTCGAGCGCTACCGCGCCCAGGCGCTGGTGGACCATCCGGCGCTGGCGCGCGCGCCGCGGCGCCTGCTGTACGAGGCCATCCGGCGCATGCTCAGCGACCAGGTGTACGACGTGATCGACGCCACGCGGCAGGCGCTGGCCCAGGCCAACCCGCAGCAGGTGGACGACGTGCGCGTCGCCCCCGCGCTGGTGTGCTTCAGCGCCGCCATGCGCGAGCAGTCGCTGGGGCTCAAGCGCTTCCTGTTTCGCAACCTGTACCGGCACCCGCAGGTCATGGCCACCACGGCGCGCGCGCAGCAGGTGGTGCGCGAGCTGTTCGCGGCGTACCTGGCCCAGCCCGCGCAGATGAAGCCTGCCTTCGCTGCCCGTGCCCAGGCCAGCGACGGCGACAGTGCCCGTGCCCGCGTGGTGGCCGATTTCATCGCCGGCATGACCGACCGCTACGCGGCCAGCGAGCACGCCCGTATCACCGGCCAGCAGTTGCTGATGTAG
- a CDS encoding transposase produces the protein MARLPRLTVPGFVHHALQRGNNREAIFRDAQDYEHMLALLASQSRKHRVAVHAYVLMPNHFHLLATPATAEGLPAMMQAVGRDYVRYFNQRHQRTGTLWEGRYRCTVLEPERYLLPCMVYMDWNPVRAGLAQQPGDYPWSSHAHGLGLRADPLVTPHALLWGLGNTPFAREAAYAALVRAGIGTQMAEQLGRAAHTGWVLGGAEFVTALQQRTGRRVAKARAGRPRMAERAEEKTTE, from the coding sequence ATGGCCCGCCTTCCCCGTCTCACCGTTCCTGGTTTCGTGCACCACGCGCTGCAGCGGGGCAACAACCGCGAGGCCATCTTCCGCGATGCGCAGGACTACGAGCACATGCTGGCGCTGCTGGCCAGCCAGTCGCGCAAGCACCGCGTGGCGGTGCATGCCTACGTGCTCATGCCCAACCATTTCCATCTGCTCGCCACGCCGGCCACGGCCGAGGGCCTGCCCGCGATGATGCAGGCTGTGGGGCGTGACTACGTGCGCTACTTCAACCAACGCCACCAGCGTACCGGCACCCTGTGGGAGGGCCGCTACCGCTGCACCGTGCTGGAGCCCGAGCGTTACCTGCTGCCCTGCATGGTTTACATGGACTGGAACCCGGTGCGCGCCGGACTGGCGCAGCAGCCGGGCGATTACCCCTGGTCGAGCCACGCCCATGGCCTGGGCTTGCGCGCAGACCCGCTGGTCACGCCCCATGCGCTGCTTTGGGGGTTGGGCAATACGCCGTTCGCGCGCGAGGCTGCCTATGCCGCCTTGGTGCGGGCGGGCATTGGCACACAAATGGCCGAGCAACTGGGCCGCGCGGCCCACACCGGCTGGGTTCTGGGGGGGGCGGAATTCGTGACCGCGTTGCAGCAACGCACCGGCCGCCGCGTGGCCAAGGCGCGTGCCGGACGTCCTCGCATGGCGGAGCGCGCTGAAGAAAAAACCACCGAATAG
- a CDS encoding shikimate kinase, producing MPGCGKSTIGRLLARRLQLDFVDADQRIEQHLGCTIRSYFDSHGEEAFRDVEQNVLAELLAGGAHGVLATGGGAVLRSANRALLRTAAQVFYLRATPDEIWRRVRHDTKRPLLQVANPLQRLRDLYAQRDPLYREVAHSVVDAGHGTAHAVVNLMTMQLDQLQWAATPAAGAATVGAATAPSSDTP from the coding sequence ATGCCGGGTTGCGGCAAATCGACCATTGGGCGCTTGCTGGCGCGCAGGTTGCAGTTGGACTTTGTCGATGCGGACCAGCGCATCGAGCAACATTTGGGATGCACGATTCGCAGCTATTTCGATAGCCATGGCGAAGAGGCATTTCGCGATGTCGAGCAAAACGTGTTGGCTGAGTTGCTGGCAGGTGGCGCGCACGGTGTGTTGGCCACGGGCGGCGGCGCGGTGTTGCGCAGTGCGAACCGCGCGCTCCTGCGCACGGCGGCGCAGGTGTTTTATTTGCGCGCTACCCCCGATGAAATTTGGCGCCGTGTGCGCCACGACACCAAGCGCCCGCTGCTGCAAGTGGCCAACCCCTTGCAGCGCCTGCGCGACCTGTACGCCCAGCGCGATCCGCTGTACCGCGAAGTGGCGCACAGCGTGGTCGATGCAGGCCATGGCACGGCCCACGCCGTGGTGAACCTGATGACCATGCAGCTCGACCAGCTGCAGTGGGCCGCCACGCCCGCCGCTGGCGCCGCTACAGTAGGGGCTGCCACCGCGCCTTCTTCTGATACTCCCTAG
- the msrP gene encoding protein-methionine-sulfoxide reductase catalytic subunit MsrP, translating to MLIPRRDTGFVHPQGSEITPRAVYESRRTLLRQLAGGAAGATLAAWAARDALAAATPPGKLAPLPGARSAVDGAVTMENATAYQDATGYNNFYEFGTDKSDPARNAHTLKTRPWTVEVEGLVKKPGTWGIDDLIRLSAQEERVYRLRCVEGWSMVIPWVGYSLAQLIRRVEPLGSAKYVEFVSLADKATMPGVSSRVLDWPYTEGLRMDEAMHPLTLLAFGMYGEVLPHQNGAPVRLVVPWKYGFKSAKSIVKIRFTEKEPATAWNKAARNEYGFYSNVNPQVDHPRWSQATERRIGEGGLFAKRRKTLLFNGYEAQVGQLYAGMDLQKFY from the coding sequence ATGCTGATACCTCGCCGCGATACAGGTTTTGTCCACCCGCAAGGCAGCGAAATTACCCCGCGTGCCGTTTATGAAAGCCGCCGCACCTTGCTGCGCCAGTTGGCTGGCGGCGCCGCCGGCGCCACCCTGGCCGCCTGGGCCGCGCGCGATGCGCTGGCCGCCGCCACGCCGCCTGGCAAGCTGGCACCCCTGCCGGGCGCTCGGTCGGCCGTCGATGGCGCGGTGACCATGGAAAACGCCACCGCCTACCAGGACGCGACGGGCTACAACAACTTCTACGAGTTCGGCACCGACAAGTCCGACCCCGCGCGCAACGCCCACACGCTCAAGACCCGGCCCTGGACGGTGGAGGTCGAAGGCCTGGTCAAGAAGCCTGGCACATGGGGTATCGACGACCTGATTCGCCTCAGTGCGCAGGAGGAGCGCGTCTACCGCCTGCGCTGCGTTGAAGGGTGGTCCATGGTCATCCCGTGGGTGGGGTACTCGCTGGCCCAGCTGATCCGGCGCGTCGAGCCCCTGGGCAGCGCCAAGTACGTGGAGTTCGTCTCCCTTGCCGACAAGGCCACCATGCCCGGCGTGAGCTCCCGCGTGCTCGACTGGCCCTATACCGAGGGTCTGCGCATGGACGAAGCCATGCACCCGCTCACGCTGCTGGCCTTCGGCATGTATGGCGAGGTGCTACCGCACCAGAACGGCGCACCCGTGCGCCTCGTCGTACCCTGGAAGTACGGCTTTAAAAGCGCCAAGAGCATCGTCAAGATCCGCTTCACCGAGAAGGAGCCCGCGACCGCCTGGAACAAGGCCGCGCGCAACGAGTACGGCTTCTATTCCAACGTCAACCCGCAGGTTGACCACCCACGCTGGAGCCAGGCCACCGAGCGCCGCATTGGCGAGGGCGGCCTGTTCGCCAAGCGCCGCAAGACGCTCCTGTTCAACGGCTATGAAGCCCAGGTCGGCCAGCTGTACGCGGGCATGGATCTGCAGAAGTTCTATTGA
- a CDS encoding sulfoxide reductase heme-binding subunit YedZ, whose translation MAGLPVLRAALQRPWAKPVLFVLCLWPLAWLVTAAFTDQLGANPAEALERALGRWTLRFLCLALAVTPLRVLTATPQLARFRRMLGLFVAFYALLHLLAYAWFDMGLELAEMLHDIAKRPFILVGTLALVLLALLAATSFQGAMRWLGGARWRALHRSVYVVAGLSLLHFFWMRAGKNDFSEVAVYASILGLLLGWRVWHACKPGVRR comes from the coding sequence ATGGCGGGGCTGCCGGTGTTGCGTGCGGCGCTGCAGCGCCCCTGGGCCAAGCCCGTGCTGTTTGTGCTCTGCCTGTGGCCGCTGGCCTGGCTTGTCACGGCGGCGTTTACCGACCAGCTGGGCGCCAACCCGGCCGAGGCGCTGGAGCGTGCGCTCGGGCGCTGGACGCTGCGCTTCCTGTGCCTGGCGCTGGCCGTGACGCCCCTGCGTGTGCTCACCGCCACGCCGCAACTGGCACGCTTTCGGCGCATGCTGGGGCTGTTCGTGGCCTTCTATGCGCTGCTGCATCTGCTGGCCTACGCATGGTTCGACATGGGGCTGGAGCTGGCTGAGATGCTGCACGACATCGCCAAGCGGCCGTTCATCCTCGTCGGCACCCTGGCGCTGGTGCTGCTGGCGCTGCTGGCCGCCACATCGTTCCAGGGGGCTATGCGCTGGCTCGGGGGCGCGCGCTGGCGGGCGCTGCACCGCAGCGTGTACGTGGTGGCCGGCCTGTCGCTGCTGCATTTCTTCTGGATGCGTGCGGGCAAGAATGATTTCAGCGAGGTCGCGGTGTACGCGTCCATCCTGGGGCTGCTGCTGGGCTGGCGCGTGTGGCACGCCTGCAAGCCTGGGGTGCGGCGCTGA